The Rhodopirellula halodulae genome includes the window AACTTGGCGTACATGGATTTCTTGCAAAGCCTCGGCATTGCGTATGATCGGGTGATCGTTCCCGATGTGCCTCATTCGGGAGCGAAGGTGTACGAAAAAAGCGGCCTGGAAATCATGCGTTTCCACGCCGCGAATTTTCGTTGAGTCGAGTTTGATTTCCCATCGCCGAATCAGACCGCTTGCGCGATCAGCGGGGAATCGCCGAGGGAGTCATCGTTTCGCTTGCGGGCCGAGGCCATGGGCAAGACGGCGGGAGATTCGACTGGATTGGCATCCGCCGAATCCCCCTCTGCCATCTCATCTTGCAGGGTTTCTGCCAAACGACGACGCGCGGTGTGCAGACGTCGCTTGATCGTTCCGACTGGAGCGTCAAATGCGTCGCTCATCTCAATCAGCGATTGGCCGTCGAGGTAAAACGCACGCAGGGTTTGGCGATCCAGGATTCCCAAACGCTCGATCCCGTTGCGAACCGCCGCCGCTTGTTCGCGATCTTGAGCCACGTTTTCAGGCGTGGTGTCATCGATGCAAGTCGCCTCCAACGTTTCCGGATCGCAAGCGGTCGCGGAACGTTGACGGCTGAATCGATTGATCGCCATGCGGTGAACGATCTGACGCAACCATCCACCGAAGGCTTCCGGCACGCGAAGTTGATCCAGTTTTTGCATCGCTTGGATGAAAACGTCTTGGGTCAATTCTTCGGCTTCGTGCACGTTGCGCACTCGGCTGATCGCCAACGCCACGATCACGGGACGGTAGCGTTCGAACAGATCACCGAACGCAAGTTGGTCTCCACCTTGCGCCGCGATGACCAATTGAGCAACCGTTGGACCGGTGTTGGACGCACCGACCGAATTGCGAACGATGGCATTTCCGTTCTTGGTGCAGTTCGTGTTAGGAGTTGAGTTGTTGGGGGTGAAATCAGGGCTGATCTTCATGGTGTCCATCCTCCCGGTGTTCCGGGATGCTTTCCTTGGCAGGTGAGTCCGGCGACCACCTGTTGAATTGTTTCAAACCAGTTGGAAAGCCCGACCGTCCAATCCGTGGGTCAGCGATTCCGGTTCGGTTGGGAACAAAGTGGGAGCGAGCGATCGAGTGGCGGATGGATCGATGATCCGAACCAACCCAACGGCGAACCGTTGTCTTTTCGATGCAGGCGATGTTCCAAACCAATCAGGGCGCTGCCGACGCGAAAGGCGATGGGCGGCAAACGACAACTCAATCAGCAAAGGTCAACGAAAGACCGTGCCAACGAGTTTTCGCGGTGTGCTTCAGTTCGATGCGAGGAAAAGGCTGGTGCCTTATCGCATAGATCTGTGACACGTTTGGTCCGCGGCACATAAAACCCGCCAGGGTTTACTGGCCGCAAAACTGGCTGCCTTCGCCGCTTTGGCATGAGGCACTGCAAACAGAGGCTCCGGCACGTGGGACCCCGGATAGCCGGGGCCCTCCCACATCTGGGTGCAGGTATGGAGGACGCCGCGCAGTGTCTCGGCAACATTGACGCGCACATCAACCACGACGTGGGAAATGCGGACAACAAGTTGAGTCGAGATAATGTTACGCATCGAATCCTCCCTGCGCCGATCTTCTCGGGCGGTGATGGAGCTCAAAAACGGAAAGCGAGAACACCGGAATTCGTTACAATCACACGGTCCGGCCAGGGAAATCATGACCCATGCCGGGGTGTCGATGCAACGTCCCCGCCCTTGCGGGGTGGTGGATCGCTGACTGGTTAGAGACTTATTTCAGCAGAAGGTTCGCGGCAGCACAAAGTTATTTTGTGAAAAGCACTCGTTTTTTGATGGAACGCCTGAAAAACGCTGGCGAATTGCTGGCTCCGCTGGTTTTTCCGCCCATTTGTGTTCTATGCGGCGACTTGTCGGCGACGGAGTCCGGCCCCGGTTCCGTTGGGAAGACTGATTCTCGGTCGGCGTCGTTTTGCCGACGCTGCGAAACGTCGCTGGTCCAATCGGCTCCGATGATGCGGTCGGCCTGCGTCCAGTGTGGGTGGCCATTGCCAGAAACGGCGGCCGAGCTTTCTTGTCCCGGTTGCAGCCGGCGAAAGCGAGCCTATGCCTTTCGTTCCGTGACCGCCGTTTACCGGTATCACGACGTGGTTCGACAAGCCATCATCGCGGCGAAGTATCCACGGAACTCCGCCATCACGAGGGAGCTCGCCGTGCGATTAGCAATTCGGTTCCGCGAACAGGTCGCTGCAAATGGGGAGGCTCACGCGGTGGAGGCGACTGAAACGAAGCTGTCCGAATTGACGGAACCCATCGTAACGCACGTCCCCAGTCCGTTTTGGCGTCAATTTCGACGCGGGGGTGTGGGAACCGGAGCTTTGGCCAATCGGTTTGCGGGCGAAATGAATTTTCGATGTGGATCGGTATTGAAGACCACGCGTTCGATGAAGAAACAGGCTTGGTTGGACGATGAGGCGCGGCGGGCGAACGTGCGAGACGCATTTCGCGTGCGAACCAGTTGGAAAGAACGTGTTCGAGGCCGTGATTTTCTTTTGGTCGATGATGTGATGACAACCGGAGCGACCGCCGATGAAATCTCTCGGGTGTTGCTCGATGCGGGTGCGGCAAACGTCGATTGTCTCGTCATTGCCCGTGCGATCCGGGATCCGCACTGATTTGGACGCACCAAAGTGCCTCGGCCGCCGTAGGCTCTCTCGATGAATGACGTTCCCCGCAGATTGGCGCGGTTGGGACGAGTTTGCGGGTTTGTCGCCCGGCATTACTTGGTAAAGTTTGTCGGGCGGTTGGACGTGGCGGCGGAAACAACGTCCCTTTTCACGATGGCTTCTCTTCTTCGCAAACGGAAGCTCCTTTGGCGAGCAATTGCCACTCCGATAATCTCATCCGGTTTTCCCGCACGATGACAGAATCGACCGACACTTCTTCTGAAGATCAAATCGAAGTCCCTGCTCAGCACAAAGGTGGAGCCCGCCGCGCCGTCGTGCGTGGGTTGGGAGTCGTTCTGCCTCCACTGTTGACGATCGTGGTATTGATCTGGGCGTGGAATGCGATCGAAAACTATGTGCTGCTGCCGGTGGAAAATGGAATCCGCCGGTTTGTGTTGATTCCCGCGGTCAGTGAGACGTACGACCGTCCGCCAGAAGGCGCGATCATGAACGACGCTCCGGAAGGATCCGTCGGGGGCGGTCAGCAGCGAGGTTTCACCTACAAGGGGTTGTCATACGTTCCCGATCCAACCGGTCGACGCTATTTACCGGGATATGTGGTCCAACGTGTGGATTCGGAGATTGACGCGTTTGGTCCATCGGCTGTGCCGCCCAACAGTGCGAATGCGTACTGGGACCGGTTCGTGCAACTGCAATACATGCCGCGATCGGTGGTGGTGCCGGTCTTTTTGATCCTGTTTTTCATGCTGCTGTATTTCCTCGGGCGATTGTTCACCGGAGGAATCGGCCGTTGGTTTGTGACCACGTTTGACGCGGCAATCCTGCGCATTCCGATCGTCAACAAGGTTTACGGAAGCGTGAAGCAAATCACTGACTTTGCATTCGACGATCGCCAGATCGAATTCAACCGAGTCGTTGCGATTCAGTACCCTCGCGATGGCATTTGGTCGCTGGGATTTGTAACCGGCAATAGCATGCGAGAGATCTCGGAAGCCGCCGGCGAACCGACCTTGAGCGTGTTGATGCCCACCAGCCCGATGCCGATGACGGGGTTCACGGTCACGGTGCGTCGCAGTGAGGCGATCGACCTGAATCTCACCATTGATGAAGCGTTGCAGTTCATCGTCAGTTGCGGTGTCGTGGTTCCAATGCAGCAACGCTACGACTTGGCGGCGGGCCAATCTGCGAAACAGATCATTGTTCCCGCGATTGGCGATTCGGTCGCTTCTGAAGGTGCCACCTCGACCAGCAATTGACGGGCGAGGTCACCGGGTCGCTCAGGCCTTCCAAGGCAGTCGGCAAACTCCCCATTGGCCGCAGTTTTCATCGACCGCCACTTCAATCCAGTTCAATGCGTCGCCAAATTGCTCCTGGGTCTGTTCGCGCACGGTCTCGGCGATCACGCGAGCGATCTCTTCGGCAGTGGTGTTGATGACTGGCAATAGAATGCAGTCTTCGTTGGGGAACACCCAGCGTCGTTCGCGAAACCGGCACGTGGTTTCGGTTTCGTCTTGAGTGACAATGATCTCCGCGTGATCACTGGGCAGGATCACGTGATGATCCAAACGCTGCGTCTCTTTCAACACCGCGTCGCGAAGTGCGATGAAGTCGACGACATATCGGTTTTCGTCAAGCGGGCCTTCAACGCTGACCCTCACGCCATAGTTGTGTCCGTGAATCCGCTCGCAAATATCGCCCGCGAAAGTGATGAAGTGTGCGGCGGAGAAAACGAACTGTTCTTTGGTGACATCAACGCGAAAAGTGGCGGACATAGGAAGTCGAGTTGTTCAGAGAAAGTGGCTGAAGTGGATCGGTTCGGTTGTGGCTGGATGATAAAGCAGTTTGATTCCGACTTGGATGGTGGAACCAACGAAGTGGTGAATCCTGCGACGCGTCCCATGGTAGATTGCTGACCATTGGCAATCGAATATGTGGGGCTGAAAGCGAGTCATCGAGTGATGGACGGATGGTGGGAGTGGTTGGTCGAGATGGAATGGCAGCGAGTCATTCCCGAAGTCGTCGGCAAGGCGGCTGGAGTGTTGTTGGGGATCGGAATCAGTTGGTGGGTGTTGTTCCGCAAGCGACTGAAGTATCTGGATCGCCTGCGTCGAGGTGATTCCGATGAGCTGCTGTTTCAAGCTCATTACTTGTTGCCGGTTGATAACGACGTCGATGCAACGTCCGTCGCGTCCACGAAAGAACCCGCATCGAGAGAGTCAATTGCCAATTCACAAGGATCCGCTGACCAAGTAGTGCAGTTAATTTTTCGCAACGTTGCACCGCGACGCACGATCGATGATGCGTATGACAATCCATCCGCGAGGGAAACGTTGCGGAAACTTGCGACTCAAACCACGCTGGACGCTCCCATCGTTCCGACCGAAGGTCGCGTGGGGTTTGAGATTCTGAATGACGCGGCCAGCATTTTGACGGGCTGGTTAGCCACGTCATCGATGCCCCGACGTGTGTGGTTGTTTTGCATGACTTGCGAAGATCGAAACGTGGTTCGCAAAGAGTGCATTCGGTGTTTCTTATTTCAAGAAAACGAACTGCTGCGGTTTGCCGATTGGGAGTGGTGTCGTCGTTGCGTTCGAGTTGAGAAACCATGGCATTGGCTGCGCGTGGTGACGTTGCACCGGATCGCACGTTACTACCGCGACGAACAAATCGCGCTGCCGCAGAGTGCGGACCGCAGCGTTCCGTTTGTTGACGACCAAAGACAGCACCACCGAATCATGCGGCTTTCGTTGGGAATCAGCCAAAATGAGGTGGCAACCAACTCTCCCTGTCGGGTGGATTGGGACGACAAAGAGCCACTGTTGGTTGCGCGAGGTGTGCAGATGTTCTCGGGGTGAGCGAGTCGCGAAAGATGAGACCGATCCCACCGGTGCTCAAATTACTCACTACAATCTCGGGTTCATCAGGAGCGCACAACACCTCTCGAATTCGAGGAACACCGATGAAGCCCACCCAATCCGCCCACCTCAACGCGGCCAGCCCAATGCCGGTCCAGTCTGGCACCACTCGTCGGCGATGGATGCAAATGGCGGGAGCCACACTCGGCGTGGCTGCTGCATCGCAGTGGCAGCCCGCCACCAGCAACGCCGCCGAGAGCACGGACCCAGATCGACCGTTGAACCTCGCGATCATCGGTGTTGCCAACCGCGGTGCGTCCAACGTTGCCGGGGTGAAGTCGCAAAATTTGACGGCGTTGTGTGACGTTGATGAAAACTATCTGCAAGCGGCGTCGAAGCAGTTTCCCAAAGCACGTCTGTATCGCGACTACCGCGAAATGATTCGGGAAGAAGGCGAGTTGGATGGCGTTGTGATCAGCACCCCCGATCACCACCACGCTCCGGCAACCATTCGTGCTATCGAAAGCGGCTTGCATGTTTACTGCGAGAAACCATTGACGCACACCGTGGCCGAAGCGCGAGCGATTCGCTTGGCGGCGAAAGAGGCGGGCGTCGTGACACAAATGGGGACTCAGATCCACGCCGGCAGCAACTACCGCCGCGTGGTGGAGATGATTCAAGACGGCGTGATCGGAAATGTGACCCGCGTTCATGTGTGGGTCGGCAAAGGTTGGGGAGCCACGGAGCTTCCATCGCCAAAAGGCGAGGCACCTTCCAACGTGGATTGGGATTTGTGGTTGGGCCCCGCACCTAAAATCGCTTACACGCCCGGTCTACACCCCGCGTCGTGGCGTCGCTATCGAGCCTATGGTGCTGGGACGTTGGGCGACATGGGATGCCACTATGTTGACCTGCCGTTTTGGGCGTTGGGACTGCATTTGCCATCCAGCATCGTCGCCGACGGGGCACCACCATCGGACGACTATTGTCCAACAGGTTTGAAAGTTCGCTATCACTTCGATGCGACCGATCACCACGATGAAATTGATTTGACTTGGTACGACGGTGATCGATCGCCAAAAGAACTCGAAGGGATCTCGGTCCCTGGTAGCGGCGTGTTGTTCGTTGGCGATAAAGGAATGATGATCGCCACTTATGGCAGCTACACGTTGCTTCCCAAAGAGAAATTTGCTGACTTCAAACCCGCAGCACCTCGTATCGCTGAATCGATCGGACATCACCAAGAATGGATCCAAGCCATTCGAGGACAAGGCACACCGCTTTGCCAGTTCGATTACTCAGGGCCTTTGACAGAGACCGTTTTGCTTGGCACTGTGGCGCACCAATGCGGTCGTGAATTGAAGTTCAATGCAAGTGACATGGTCTGTGTTGGCGACGATGCCGCGACGGCTTTGTTGAGCAAGGACTACCGCGAAGGTTGGTCCGTGGACGCCGCTGCCACGGCCAAAGCCTGATTGGCACATGCACCGAAAGAGTCTCGTCACGACACCGGCTTTTGATCTGTGGCGGACGAAGAGCCGAAGCTTTCCATCACGGAATTTCGGCTGAAGTCACTGGCAGAAGGCTCGTCAGAAAATAGATCTGTCGTCATGTTCACCGATGCAGGCGACAGGTCGATGTCCAGTGGCGTCGACACCCCTCCCACCATCATCCCTCCCAAACTCCCTCCTTCTTTGATGAACGCTCCCGATTTCTCGTCGGCCGCTGACGGTCCGTCGACTCTGTTTCAAGATGGCAATCGTTTGCGCGGTATTGTCCCGCCGCTAATCACTCCACTGTCTGCGCGAGACGAACTGGACCATGCGGGTTTGGAACGACTGATTGATCATGTGATCAACGCGGGAGTGTCCGGTGTTTTCATTCTTGGAACGACCGGTGAAGCTCCCAGTTTGAGCTATCGTCTGCGTCGTGAGTTGATCACGGAAACCACGCGGTTGGTCGCTCAACGCGTGCCGGTATTGGTTGGCGTGACTGACACCGCGTTTGTGGAGTCCGTGGCTTTGGCCCGACATGCGGCCAACGCCGGAGCTGATGCAGCGGTGCTCACGACGCCGTATTACTTTCCGGCGGGACAAACGGAGTTGACGGCTTACGTCCAGAAAATCACGCCAGAAATTCCGCTGCCGCTGATGCTCTACAACATGCCAGGATTGACAAAAGTTTGGTTCGAGATCGAAACACTGCGCAAGCTTTCCGACATCGACTCCATTGTGGGTGTGAAAGATAGTAGTGGCGACTTGGACTACTTTGGCGAGTTGTGCAAATTGCGAGAAGAGGTCCGCAACGATTGGTCCATCCTGATCGGGCCGGAGGCGATGCTGCCCGAAGCTCATCGTCTGGGTGGCGATGGCGGAGTTGCCGGCGGCGCGAATGCGGTGCCGAAGTTCTTTGTCGATTGCTACCAAGGCTTGATCGACAATGACGAGGCAAAGACGGAAGTTGCGATCGAAGCGATACGGCGATTCCAAGACGTGTATGACGTGGGCAAATACGCATCGCGGCACATCAAGGCTACCAAGTGCGCCGCGTCATTGCTTGGTATTTGCAGTGATTTGCCGGCGGACCCCTTTCATCGTTTCTTTGAACCCGAGCGGGAACGCGTTGCGGAAGTGTTGCGTGACTTGGGGGTTCTATGATCGCGGCGATGGCGTTCACCGGCCTGGACTACTTTGTCTTGGTCGCCTACTTCGTTGCCATCATGGCGTTGGGGTTCTACTTCTGGGCTCGCAACCGTTCGGCCGATGACTTCACGGCGGGCGGCAGATCGTTGCCGGGATGGTTGTGTGGTCTGTCCATTTTCGCGACCTACCTGAGCAGCATCAGCTATCTGGCGTTGCCCGGAAAAGCATTCGTGTCGAATTGGAATGCGTTCATGTATTCCTTGGCCATTCCCATCGCGGCGGCGATTGCTGTTCGGTGGTTTCTGCCCCTGTATCGAGAAAGCGGAGAGGTTTCGGCTTATTCACTGCTCGAGCGTCGGTTTGGTTTGTGGGCCAGGCTTTTTGCCAGTGGTTTCTACTTGCTGTATCAAGTCGCACGCATCGGCGTGGTGATGTACCTGATGGCACTTCCCATGGCGGTGTTGTTCGGCTGGGACATCCGATTGGTCATTGTGTGCACCGGAGTCGTGGTCACGGTGTATTCGTTTGTTGGCGGGATTGTCGCGGTGATTTGGGCTGACGCGATTCAAGCCATTGTGTTGTTGGCGGGAGCGTTGTTGGCACTGGCAGTGTTGTTGATGGGAATGCCCGGAGGTCCGGGCGAAGTGATCGCCATTGCCAACGAGGCTGACAAATTTTCGCTAGGAGACACCTCGTTTGGAACATTCTCTGAGTCGACCGTTTGGGTTGTTCTAGCGTTTGGTTTGTTCGACAACCTCCGGAACTTTGGCGTGGATCAGAGTTACGTGCAACGTTACATCGCATCGAAAACGGATCGCGAGGCCGCCAAGAGTGTTTGGTTAGGAGCATTGTTATATGTGCCGGTCAGTGCGTTGTTCTTGTTCATCGGATCCTCGCTGTTTGCCTTCTACCAGGGGCATCCCGAAGACTTGAACGAAGTCAAAACGATTGTTGCCGAGCAACAGTTGATGCAGGCGGGAGTACTTCTTGATGATCCGTCTTATGGCGAACAATTGTCGAAAGCCAAGGCTGAGTTGACCAATGAGAAGTTGGGCGACCGCGTGTTTCCTCATTTCATAGCAGCACAACTGCCACAGGGTATCCGAGGTCTTTTGATCGCGGCGGTCTTCGCGGCGGCGATGAGCACCGTCTCCACCTCGCTGAACTCATCGGCGACTTTGGTGATGAGCGACTTCTACAAGCGATTGTTTCGTCAGGATTCCACGGACGCGCAACATATCTGGGTGCTTCGTGCGTCAACCATCGTTTGGGGAGCACTCGGCACCGGCATGGCTTTGGTGTTGGTCCGACTGACGGATAGCGCGCTGGATATTTGGTGGACGCTATCGGGCGTTTTGGGCGCCGGGATCGTTGGGCTGTTCCTGCTCGGGATTACCAATCCGAAGTTGAGAGGGACACCGGCGGTGTCCGTGTTCGCCGCTGGCGTGGTCGTGATCGCTTGGATGACGATTTCTCAAACGGCCGTTTGGCCTGCCGATTGGACGGACTTTGCGAATCCGCTCCATCAGTTTCTGACCATCGTCGTGGGACCAAGTCTGATGATCTTGCTGGGATGGGTGCTGGTGCGGATCGGTTGGACCGGCAATCAGGCTTCGCGAAACGATTGGAGCGACAGTTGAAGGCCTTTCAAAATATGATTCGAGGCCGCTTCATGAGCCGCTTCCGCATTGCCATTTTGGATCGCGGTGAAGATCTTCTCGTGTTCGTTGCACGTGTTTTCCATCACGTCGGCACCTTGTCGGTGCATCCAAATGCCAAAGACCCGCGTCAGGATATTGGACTGGGTCGACGTGCGAACCAGGGTGTGGTTGCCGGTCGCTTCAACCACCCGCAAGTGGAAGTTGTGATCGGCTTGGTTGAACTTGTAGGCGATTTCCTGCGTTTCTTCCGGCGACGAAGAGTTCTTTTCCTGCTCCACCAACGATCGCATGGTGTTGAATTCATTTGCAATCAGTTGAATATCTTCCGACGTTGCACGCTCGGACGCCCGAGCGGACGCAAACGGTTCGATCAGGTTACGAACTTCGTAGAGTTCTTGGATTTCCGGTTCGTTGATCGATCGGACAACCGCACCAATTTGTGGCACCAACTCGACCATGCCTTCGGTCGCCAACTGCCCGGCCGCCTCGCGAACAGGGGTCGCGGAGACACCAATTTCTTTTCCGATCGGTCCATACAGCAATCGCGTTCCAGGCTTGAATTCGCCCGAGATCAATTTCTGACGCAAGTGTTGGTAGGCACGACTGGCATGCGTTTCGACTTGGTGACGACCTGGAGTCATTGTCGCAAGAATTGGTTGGGAAGGGATGAGACGGGTGTGGGGGAAACGCGGCGGACCGCGAACCAGCCCCACATTCTAACAGCGTCGTTATCCCGATCCTATGTGTCTATAGATGCGGTTGTTTTGAGTGCTGCTCGCAGCCGAATGGTCGATCGATGCCAGGAAATGCTGAGCCGCGAGCCTCTTCTGTTGACGCAGCTTCCATTCAAGCGAGGCGACGCGTGATGCAGGAACTGACTTGTCGCCCGCTGCATCATCACCTGACCAACACGAACGTCTGGTCACATGACGGGCAATGGATCTACTACGACGTGCGGAGTGACCCGTTGGGAGCGGTCTTCGATGGTCCACAAATCGAACGCGTGAATGTGCGGACTCGTGAGGTGGAGGTCATTTACCGTTCGTCAGACAACGCTTGTGTTGGCGTGGTCACCGCAAGTCCGACAGACAACCGAATTGCCTTCATCCATGGACCTGAACATCCGACGGAAGCATGGTCTTATGCGGCTTAT containing:
- a CDS encoding RNA polymerase sigma factor, which translates into the protein MDTMKISPDFTPNNSTPNTNCTKNGNAIVRNSVGASNTGPTVAQLVIAAQGGDQLAFGDLFERYRPVIVALAISRVRNVHEAEELTQDVFIQAMQKLDQLRVPEAFGGWLRQIVHRMAINRFSRQRSATACDPETLEATCIDDTTPENVAQDREQAAAVRNGIERLGILDRQTLRAFYLDGQSLIEMSDAFDAPVGTIKRRLHTARRRLAETLQDEMAEGDSADANPVESPAVLPMASARKRNDDSLGDSPLIAQAV
- a CDS encoding ComF family protein, with the protein product MERLKNAGELLAPLVFPPICVLCGDLSATESGPGSVGKTDSRSASFCRRCETSLVQSAPMMRSACVQCGWPLPETAAELSCPGCSRRKRAYAFRSVTAVYRYHDVVRQAIIAAKYPRNSAITRELAVRLAIRFREQVAANGEAHAVEATETKLSELTEPIVTHVPSPFWRQFRRGGVGTGALANRFAGEMNFRCGSVLKTTRSMKKQAWLDDEARRANVRDAFRVRTSWKERVRGRDFLLVDDVMTTGATADEISRVLLDAGAANVDCLVIARAIRDPH
- a CDS encoding DUF502 domain-containing protein is translated as MTESTDTSSEDQIEVPAQHKGGARRAVVRGLGVVLPPLLTIVVLIWAWNAIENYVLLPVENGIRRFVLIPAVSETYDRPPEGAIMNDAPEGSVGGGQQRGFTYKGLSYVPDPTGRRYLPGYVVQRVDSEIDAFGPSAVPPNSANAYWDRFVQLQYMPRSVVVPVFLILFFMLLYFLGRLFTGGIGRWFVTTFDAAILRIPIVNKVYGSVKQITDFAFDDRQIEFNRVVAIQYPRDGIWSLGFVTGNSMREISEAAGEPTLSVLMPTSPMPMTGFTVTVRRSEAIDLNLTIDEALQFIVSCGVVVPMQQRYDLAAGQSAKQIIVPAIGDSVASEGATSTSN
- a CDS encoding 6-pyruvoyl trahydropterin synthase family protein, with the translated sequence MSATFRVDVTKEQFVFSAAHFITFAGDICERIHGHNYGVRVSVEGPLDENRYVVDFIALRDAVLKETQRLDHHVILPSDHAEIIVTQDETETTCRFRERRWVFPNEDCILLPVINTTAEEIARVIAETVREQTQEQFGDALNWIEVAVDENCGQWGVCRLPWKA
- a CDS encoding Gfo/Idh/MocA family protein — encoded protein: MKPTQSAHLNAASPMPVQSGTTRRRWMQMAGATLGVAAASQWQPATSNAAESTDPDRPLNLAIIGVANRGASNVAGVKSQNLTALCDVDENYLQAASKQFPKARLYRDYREMIREEGELDGVVISTPDHHHAPATIRAIESGLHVYCEKPLTHTVAEARAIRLAAKEAGVVTQMGTQIHAGSNYRRVVEMIQDGVIGNVTRVHVWVGKGWGATELPSPKGEAPSNVDWDLWLGPAPKIAYTPGLHPASWRRYRAYGAGTLGDMGCHYVDLPFWALGLHLPSSIVADGAPPSDDYCPTGLKVRYHFDATDHHDEIDLTWYDGDRSPKELEGISVPGSGVLFVGDKGMMIATYGSYTLLPKEKFADFKPAAPRIAESIGHHQEWIQAIRGQGTPLCQFDYSGPLTETVLLGTVAHQCGRELKFNASDMVCVGDDAATALLSKDYREGWSVDAAATAKA
- a CDS encoding dihydrodipicolinate synthase family protein, translating into MNAPDFSSAADGPSTLFQDGNRLRGIVPPLITPLSARDELDHAGLERLIDHVINAGVSGVFILGTTGEAPSLSYRLRRELITETTRLVAQRVPVLVGVTDTAFVESVALARHAANAGADAAVLTTPYYFPAGQTELTAYVQKITPEIPLPLMLYNMPGLTKVWFEIETLRKLSDIDSIVGVKDSSGDLDYFGELCKLREEVRNDWSILIGPEAMLPEAHRLGGDGGVAGGANAVPKFFVDCYQGLIDNDEAKTEVAIEAIRRFQDVYDVGKYASRHIKATKCAASLLGICSDLPADPFHRFFEPERERVAEVLRDLGVL
- a CDS encoding sodium:solute symporter; translated protein: MAFTGLDYFVLVAYFVAIMALGFYFWARNRSADDFTAGGRSLPGWLCGLSIFATYLSSISYLALPGKAFVSNWNAFMYSLAIPIAAAIAVRWFLPLYRESGEVSAYSLLERRFGLWARLFASGFYLLYQVARIGVVMYLMALPMAVLFGWDIRLVIVCTGVVVTVYSFVGGIVAVIWADAIQAIVLLAGALLALAVLLMGMPGGPGEVIAIANEADKFSLGDTSFGTFSESTVWVVLAFGLFDNLRNFGVDQSYVQRYIASKTDREAAKSVWLGALLYVPVSALFLFIGSSLFAFYQGHPEDLNEVKTIVAEQQLMQAGVLLDDPSYGEQLSKAKAELTNEKLGDRVFPHFIAAQLPQGIRGLLIAAVFAAAMSTVSTSLNSSATLVMSDFYKRLFRQDSTDAQHIWVLRASTIVWGALGTGMALVLVRLTDSALDIWWTLSGVLGAGIVGLFLLGITNPKLRGTPAVSVFAAGVVVIAWMTISQTAVWPADWTDFANPLHQFLTIVVGPSLMILLGWVLVRIGWTGNQASRNDWSDS
- a CDS encoding GntR family transcriptional regulator, coding for MTPGRHQVETHASRAYQHLRQKLISGEFKPGTRLLYGPIGKEIGVSATPVREAAGQLATEGMVELVPQIGAVVRSINEPEIQELYEVRNLIEPFASARASERATSEDIQLIANEFNTMRSLVEQEKNSSSPEETQEIAYKFNQADHNFHLRVVEATGNHTLVRTSTQSNILTRVFGIWMHRQGADVMENTCNEHEKIFTAIQNGNAEAAHEAASNHILKGLQLSLQSFREA